From Paraflavitalea devenefica, the proteins below share one genomic window:
- a CDS encoding BT_3987 domain-containing protein, with amino-acid sequence MKRIYFLAMAVLSLSMTGCLKDEGFDNNETGLKTNNKDRFVAVINAYETRGINIQAVFTTPAEEQIQAFVLSLTGPAYDKDVQVTLAPTPALVADHNAANGTEYEVLPAAAYDLNPTVTIPAGQPYVEVSLRLKKDAVDPTKAYALGLQVASVSDPSVKLPATSKQSLLGILLRNVYDGDYLATGHFEHPTSPRDFETEVSLATIGVNSVSKDLGDLGNTVRINLTINAGNTVSIAPGSGTSGSSATVAAIAGDPVYNNTYDPATHTFWLKYGYPNPGPTRIITEKVTLQ; translated from the coding sequence ATGAAACGAATATATTTCCTTGCAATGGCTGTCCTGTCGCTTTCGATGACAGGCTGCTTAAAAGATGAAGGTTTTGACAACAATGAAACCGGGCTCAAGACCAATAATAAAGACCGGTTCGTTGCTGTGATAAATGCTTATGAAACGAGGGGCATCAATATACAGGCTGTTTTTACAACGCCTGCCGAAGAACAAATACAGGCTTTTGTACTGTCACTCACAGGCCCGGCCTATGACAAAGATGTGCAGGTAACCTTAGCTCCGACGCCGGCCCTGGTGGCTGACCACAACGCAGCAAACGGTACTGAATACGAAGTATTGCCCGCTGCTGCCTATGATCTCAATCCGACGGTCACCATTCCTGCAGGTCAGCCTTATGTGGAGGTCTCTCTCCGGTTAAAAAAAGATGCCGTGGACCCTACAAAGGCTTATGCGTTGGGACTGCAGGTCGCTTCGGTGAGCGATCCCTCTGTTAAGTTGCCTGCCACTTCAAAGCAATCGTTATTGGGTATACTTCTCCGGAATGTTTATGATGGTGATTACCTGGCCACAGGCCATTTTGAGCATCCCACATCCCCGCGGGACTTTGAAACGGAAGTAAGTCTTGCTACCATTGGCGTCAATAGTGTATCCAAAGACCTCGGCGACCTTGGCAACACTGTAAGAATCAACTTAACCATCAATGCCGGCAATACGGTATCTATTGCCCCGGGGAGCGGCACTTCTGGCTCCTCCGCTACAGTAGCAGCTATTGCCGGAGATCCTGTTTACAACAATACGTATGATCCGGCCACTCATACGTTTTGGCTGAAGTATGGATACCCCAATCCTGGCCCTACGCGGATCATTACTGAAAAAGTAACCTTACAATAG
- a CDS encoding SusC/RagA family TonB-linked outer membrane protein, translating to MKQILTVVFTLLLLHLQAQQKPVSGVVKDSKGEPVPFATVLETGTKRAVQTDANGRFSIRVNDGARLTITSSGYAPQTVTASEGMTISLTVVSNNLNEVVVTALGIRRQPKELGYSVTKVSGDDASRAKPINVQNGLTGKVSGLTIQTTNNGVFADTRITLRGIRSLTGNNQALLVIDGSPMPLSLISTLNPNDVQDVTVLKGNTGAALYGQEGGNGVIIITTKSGNRSKPVISIGTTIQRETISFVPKFQKEYGNGESENPDGTPHLDVWTNNSFGPRYDGSEVALGDPLEDGSVNKVRYAAQSKSPAEQFFRPAITFQNDVSISGGDEKSRYYLSLQDVKVNGLIPKDENRRTTIRLNASREFGRLSTSFRMFYTQGNYNIVNQDRGSANNIYRSLFKTAAHVPITEFKDWRNNKFSTPDGYYNRFGWNPWMLIDIDRNKGRSDDLVATLEASYKIMEGFNFTYRLGTNVAFVSNKSVLGAINVSKYTTDLKSIQSVRASVSDAMGFASRLNSEAFLTYKKQINRLSVDGLVGYSVIQRINKQLESRGNNLIIPTLYNVSNRSGEAIVNQGNSEIRTTAVFGKLSFGWDNWAFLELTGRNEWDSRLNISKNSFFYPGGSLSLLLHEVVPQIKTTPISYLKLRGSWALSGTVNLDPYSLESTFSSGTGFPYGNLAGYSANGTINNPDIKPEFVNGKEVGFEIGFMNNRLMLEATAFRQDNTDQIIGVQVSGATGYQTALVNAASFVNKGLEFDLRLTPLIQAGKDFRMDLKANYTYSDNEVTSIYEGLTELGSINFNYAIVGMPAYVLKLTDFNRTPDGKVIVDRVTGLPTTDPVTKAYGRTLPKHLIGINPSFQYKKFSLSIVADYRGGHYVYHGIGPNLVFEGSGALTTRYNRKPFIFPNSAYDDGTGKFVDNTDVLTSGGTATFWTANVFQNTQSLYYTSAASWKLREVSLSYELPASILQRTRFVKSAVITVSGRNLFTWVPGSNIYTDPEFSNTTGNAQGVNNSFNTPPTRIYGASINLTF from the coding sequence ATGAAGCAAATTTTGACTGTTGTCTTTACCCTGCTTCTGCTGCACCTGCAGGCCCAGCAGAAACCGGTATCAGGGGTTGTCAAGGACAGTAAAGGAGAGCCTGTGCCATTTGCCACGGTCCTGGAAACCGGCACAAAAAGAGCGGTACAAACCGATGCGAACGGACGTTTTTCCATCCGTGTCAATGATGGCGCCAGGCTCACGATCACTTCTTCGGGCTATGCGCCGCAAACAGTAACCGCCAGCGAGGGTATGACCATTTCCTTAACGGTGGTCAGCAATAACTTAAATGAAGTGGTAGTGACCGCCCTGGGTATCCGGCGGCAGCCCAAAGAACTGGGCTATTCTGTTACGAAGGTCAGTGGTGATGACGCCTCCAGGGCAAAACCAATCAATGTTCAAAATGGATTAACGGGCAAAGTATCAGGTTTGACTATCCAGACCACCAACAACGGGGTATTTGCCGATACCCGGATCACGCTGCGTGGCATCCGTTCCCTGACAGGTAATAACCAGGCCTTGCTGGTGATTGATGGATCGCCGATGCCTTTATCGCTGATCAGCACGCTTAATCCCAATGATGTACAGGATGTGACGGTATTGAAGGGCAATACCGGCGCTGCCTTATATGGCCAGGAAGGCGGGAATGGTGTGATCATTATTACTACCAAAAGTGGCAACCGCAGCAAGCCTGTCATTTCGATAGGCACCACGATCCAGCGGGAGACGATCTCCTTTGTACCTAAATTTCAAAAAGAGTATGGCAATGGAGAAAGTGAAAACCCCGACGGAACGCCACATCTTGATGTATGGACCAACAATAGTTTTGGTCCCCGGTACGATGGCAGTGAAGTGGCCCTGGGTGATCCCCTGGAAGACGGCAGTGTAAACAAAGTGCGGTATGCTGCTCAAAGCAAATCGCCTGCTGAGCAGTTTTTCCGTCCCGCCATTACCTTTCAAAACGATGTGTCCATTTCCGGCGGGGATGAGAAAAGCCGCTATTATTTAAGTCTTCAGGACGTAAAGGTGAACGGGTTGATCCCCAAGGATGAAAACCGTCGAACCACGATCAGGTTGAATGCCAGCCGTGAATTTGGCAGACTTTCTACCTCTTTCAGGATGTTCTATACACAAGGCAACTATAATATCGTGAACCAGGACAGGGGTTCAGCCAATAATATATACCGTAGCTTGTTTAAAACAGCAGCCCATGTGCCTATTACTGAATTCAAGGACTGGCGCAACAATAAGTTTTCCACGCCCGATGGTTATTACAACCGTTTTGGCTGGAATCCCTGGATGTTGATCGATATTGACCGCAATAAGGGCCGTTCTGATGACCTGGTGGCCACTCTTGAGGCATCCTACAAGATCATGGAAGGTTTCAATTTCACTTACCGCCTGGGTACCAATGTGGCATTCGTCAGTAATAAAAGTGTGTTGGGAGCCATTAATGTGTCCAAGTATACCACCGATCTGAAGAGTATACAATCTGTCAGGGCCTCTGTTTCAGATGCTATGGGCTTTGCCAGCCGCCTCAACTCAGAAGCATTTTTGACCTATAAGAAACAAATTAACCGTTTATCAGTAGACGGGCTGGTCGGGTATTCGGTTATCCAGCGCATTAATAAACAATTGGAGTCCCGCGGCAATAACCTGATCATCCCAACCCTGTACAATGTTAGTAACCGCTCTGGTGAGGCCATTGTTAACCAGGGTAACAGCGAGATCAGGACAACTGCGGTATTTGGCAAACTTAGCTTTGGATGGGACAACTGGGCCTTCCTGGAATTAACCGGAAGGAATGAATGGGACTCCCGCCTGAACATCAGCAAGAACAGTTTCTTTTATCCCGGCGGAAGTTTATCCTTGCTGCTGCATGAAGTGGTGCCCCAAATTAAAACCACTCCAATTAGTTACCTGAAGCTGCGTGGTTCATGGGCCTTATCGGGTACTGTAAACCTTGATCCGTATTCCCTGGAATCAACTTTCAGTTCGGGCACAGGATTCCCCTATGGCAACCTGGCCGGCTATTCGGCCAATGGCACTATCAACAACCCCGATATCAAACCTGAGTTTGTAAACGGTAAAGAAGTGGGTTTTGAGATCGGCTTTATGAACAATCGTCTCATGCTGGAAGCCACAGCTTTCCGCCAGGACAATACCGACCAGATCATTGGTGTGCAGGTATCCGGCGCTACCGGTTATCAGACCGCGCTGGTCAATGCGGCCTCTTTCGTCAATAAAGGCCTGGAGTTTGACCTGCGCCTGACACCGTTGATCCAGGCGGGCAAGGATTTTCGCATGGACCTGAAAGCCAATTATACTTATTCTGATAATGAAGTAACAAGCATCTACGAGGGACTTACCGAATTGGGCTCCATCAACTTCAATTATGCCATTGTAGGAATGCCGGCATACGTGCTTAAGTTGACCGATTTCAACAGAACACCGGATGGAAAAGTGATCGTTGACCGTGTTACAGGATTACCTACCACCGATCCTGTTACAAAAGCTTATGGCAGGACCCTGCCCAAGCATTTAATTGGTATCAATCCCTCTTTTCAATACAAAAAATTCTCTTTAAGTATCGTGGCTGATTACAGAGGCGGACACTATGTATACCATGGTATCGGCCCCAACCTTGTGTTTGAAGGATCTGGCGCCTTAACAACGCGCTATAACAGGAAGCCCTTTATCTTCCCGAATTCGGCTTATGATGACGGGACCGGAAAGTTTGTCGATAATACAGATGTTTTGACCAGTGGTGGTACAGCTACTTTCTGGACCGCCAATGTGTTCCAGAATACGCAATCACTCTATTATACCAGTGCAGCATCCTGGAAGTTACGGGAAGTATCACTTTCTTATGAACTGCCAGCCTCCATTTTACAGCGTACCCGTTTTGTAAAAAGCGCCGTGATCACCGTAAGTGGCCGTAACCTGTTTACCTGGGTACCTGGATCCAATATCTATACAGATCCGGAATTCAGCAATACAACCGGTAATGCGCAGGGTGTGAACAACTCTTTCAATACGCCGCCTACCCGTATTTATGGTGCTTCCATTAATCTTACTTTTTAA
- a CDS encoding SRPBCC family protein encodes MIANKELVFSKDLANKKVHVVREFDAPVEQVWKAWTESEILDQWWAPRPWKTETKSMDFREGGRWLYSMVGPEGERHYCLADYQKIVPNKSYTYIDAFCDENGNKGEDFPNMHWLVEFKATGQGTTVAIEISFSSEDSFQKIIEMGFEQGFTMALGNLDEVLAK; translated from the coding sequence ATGATTGCAAACAAAGAACTTGTCTTTTCAAAAGACCTGGCCAATAAAAAGGTCCACGTCGTCAGAGAATTTGATGCGCCTGTGGAGCAGGTGTGGAAAGCCTGGACAGAAAGTGAAATACTGGACCAATGGTGGGCGCCCAGGCCCTGGAAAACAGAAACGAAATCAATGGACTTCCGGGAAGGTGGCCGTTGGCTGTATAGTATGGTAGGACCAGAAGGGGAGCGCCATTACTGCCTGGCAGATTACCAAAAGATCGTGCCCAATAAAAGCTATACGTATATTGATGCTTTTTGTGATGAAAACGGCAATAAGGGTGAGGATTTTCCCAATATGCATTGGCTGGTTGAGTTCAAAGCTACCGGTCAGGGCACTACCGTAGCGATCGAGATCAGCTTCTCCAGTGAAGATAGTTTTCAAAAGATCATTGAAATGGGCTTTGAGCAAGGCTTTACCATGGCGTTGGGTAACCTTGATGAAGTACTGGCTAAATAA
- a CDS encoding ArsR/SmtB family transcription factor — protein MKRDVFQAIADPTRRAILSLIALQPMTPNALTEHFDTSRQAVSKHIKVLTECQLVKQEQSGREIYYHFNPKKMKVIADWLEPFRQLWETRFNQLDAVLNNLKNK, from the coding sequence ATGAAGAGAGACGTTTTCCAAGCTATAGCAGACCCTACCCGCAGAGCCATCCTAAGCCTGATAGCCTTGCAGCCGATGACGCCCAATGCACTGACCGAACATTTCGATACCAGCAGGCAGGCGGTGTCCAAGCACATTAAAGTCCTTACTGAATGTCAACTGGTAAAACAGGAACAATCAGGCAGGGAAATTTATTACCATTTTAATCCTAAAAAGATGAAAGTAATAGCAGACTGGTTAGAGCCTTTCCGGCAGCTCTGGGAAACCAGGTTCAATCAACTGGATGCTGTATTAAATAACTTAAAAAACAAATAA
- a CDS encoding SusD/RagB family nutrient-binding outer membrane lipoprotein encodes MKKLIIAFALPAILITGCGKSFFDINDNPNVPTTTSITPDLILPAALARTGGVTVNNAFNNSISTLGAWMGYWAVGTNYGAVTENKYSMTTDFGNSNWNNNYDIIFDYHTMQQKAEASGQEFYAGIAKVMKSLHYQILVDMFGNVPYSKAMDIKKNITPAYDKGEDIYKDLLKQITEGITLIKNADVSRNIDIANADIMFHGNKAQWARFGNTLKLRLLIHMSQVPGFNPATEIAAITAEGSGFLGAGQTAAVNPGYTSDKPNPYWSVFAFGLAGNYSQDYRRANNFALNLMKGLNDERYKYFYRPVRGGTFVGQYRGIDFGLNNDPAHLFGEGQLSDIGGAPTTAGGTSGLAKSATMDAWVLTAYENLFLQAEAATRGWISGDAKSLYEEGVRESFRWLGVPNAVATANTYLGNADARIAWPAAQADQIKVIIWQKYFAFNGNNHLESWNDYRRTGVVQPAISIDPGRETDHVPTRYPYATNEFSYNAANVQAEGTIDPFTSTVFWDR; translated from the coding sequence ATGAAGAAATTGATCATAGCATTTGCATTACCAGCCATACTGATCACAGGCTGCGGTAAAAGCTTTTTCGACATCAATGACAACCCCAATGTCCCTACAACCACCAGCATTACGCCCGACCTGATACTGCCGGCGGCATTGGCACGTACCGGCGGAGTGACCGTCAACAATGCCTTCAACAACTCCATTTCTACGCTGGGCGCCTGGATGGGCTACTGGGCCGTGGGCACCAACTATGGAGCGGTAACAGAGAACAAGTATTCCATGACAACAGACTTCGGCAATTCGAACTGGAATAATAATTATGATATCATTTTTGATTATCACACGATGCAACAGAAAGCTGAAGCCTCCGGCCAGGAATTTTATGCTGGCATTGCGAAGGTCATGAAGAGCCTGCACTACCAGATACTGGTTGATATGTTCGGCAATGTTCCGTATTCCAAAGCTATGGACATAAAAAAGAATATTACCCCGGCTTATGATAAGGGAGAGGATATTTATAAGGACCTGCTGAAGCAAATCACGGAAGGGATCACCCTGATCAAGAATGCCGATGTATCCAGGAACATTGATATTGCTAACGCGGATATTATGTTCCATGGCAATAAAGCGCAGTGGGCCCGATTTGGCAATACGCTGAAATTGCGTTTGCTGATCCATATGAGCCAGGTACCGGGCTTCAACCCCGCTACTGAGATCGCTGCCATTACTGCAGAAGGCAGTGGGTTCCTGGGGGCCGGCCAAACGGCTGCAGTGAATCCCGGCTATACGAGTGATAAGCCCAATCCTTACTGGTCAGTTTTTGCGTTTGGATTGGCGGGCAACTACTCCCAGGATTATCGCCGGGCCAACAATTTTGCACTGAACCTGATGAAAGGATTGAATGACGAGCGGTACAAATATTTTTACCGCCCTGTCCGTGGGGGCACTTTTGTGGGCCAGTACCGCGGTATTGACTTTGGTTTGAACAATGACCCGGCACATTTATTCGGCGAAGGCCAGTTGTCTGATATTGGTGGAGCGCCTACCACTGCCGGCGGAACCTCCGGATTGGCTAAATCTGCCACCATGGATGCCTGGGTGCTTACAGCCTACGAAAACCTCTTTTTACAAGCGGAAGCTGCCACACGGGGATGGATCAGCGGCGATGCAAAAAGCCTGTATGAAGAAGGTGTAAGGGAATCTTTCCGCTGGCTGGGCGTTCCCAATGCGGTAGCTACTGCCAATACCTATCTTGGCAATGCTGATGCGAGAATAGCCTGGCCTGCTGCACAGGCTGATCAAATTAAGGTGATCATCTGGCAGAAATATTTTGCATTCAACGGCAACAACCACCTGGAGTCGTGGAATGATTACCGGAGGACCGGCGTCGTACAGCCTGCTATTTCCATCGATCCGGGCCGTGAGACCGACCACGTTCCAACACGTTATCCTTATGCCACCAATGAGTTCAGTTACAATGCGGCCAATGTACAGGCAGAAGGTACTATTGACCCTTTTACTTCCACCGTATTCTGGGACCGTTAA